One part of the Pecten maximus chromosome 9, xPecMax1.1, whole genome shotgun sequence genome encodes these proteins:
- the LOC117333873 gene encoding pantetheinase-like: MKLLGPGLLVLCTLVCCPCTVAFKAAVYEHAVIFPPQRSRVLSRDSALTVMKKNLDVYNEKCKEAAAQKVQIIVFPEYGLYGLGWTRQTLAPYLEFIPDPDTMSWIPCDDPTRSSKTDVQHQLSCIAKNNSIYLVVNFGARQPCSASVPSCPSDGHFQFNTNLVYDTSGKLIARYFKQNLNSDEIFFDRPSNTNYTVFTTPFGRFATFSSYDIMFKDPAITLIKKMNVTNVVYPVAWKNELPLLAAIEIHSAFSEGMHVNLMAANLHLPTTGYQGSGIYWPSGTSNNEIYYNNMSPGSPGKLLVQDLTPLDPEVLAENAVAQKQRVPHKTVHVDSATGSNEFKAVMNHDLYTFVPLNQGYGNYKVCQNTLCCQASYEGMFQNTLYALGVFDGMHTYNGQYPLQVCTFVPCVNGSISSCGQPSVKSVGYMDKMSFFGNFSSTRYVLPEVLVTLDNSTLDIIGRTWLYQESIIIDVGVPGSPVSISMYAIGGP; the protein is encoded by the exons ATGAAGCTCCTTGGCCCCGGGCTGTTGGTACTTTGCACGCTTGTTTGCTGTCCATGTACAGTTGCGTTCAAAGCAGCTGTGTACGAACATGCGGTCATATTTCCACCACAACGGTCACGTGTTTTGTCACGTGACTCAGCACTGACAGTGATGAAGAAGAATTTGGATGTGTACAATGAAAAATGCAAGGAAGCAGCTGCCCAG AAAGTACAGATCATTGTGTTCCCGGAGTACGGCCTTTACGGGCTCGGTTGGACAAGACAAACTCTCGCGCCATACCTGGAGTTTATACCAGACCCTGATACGATGTCGTGGATCCCTTGTGATGACCCCACACGATCCAGCAAGACAGATGTACAACATCAGCTTAGTTGCATAGCCAAAAACAACTCCATATATCTCGTGGTCAATTTCGGAGCTCGACAACCATGCAGTGCTTCTGTACCAAGCTGTCCCTCAGATGGACACTTTCAATTTAACACAAATCTGGTGTATGACACTAGTGGTAAACTCATCGCAAGATATTTCAAGCAGAATCTGAACTCCGACGAAATTTTCTTTGACCGACCCTCAAACACAAACTATACCGTGTTCACAACGCCTTTCGGACGTTTTGCCACGTTCTCTTCCTACGATATAATGTTCAAAGACCCAGCCATAACGCTGATTAAGAAAATGAATGTAACGAACGTAGTCTATCCAGTAGCCTGGAAGAACGAACTGCCTCTACTGGCTGCTATCGAGATCCATTCAGCATTTTCAGAAGGTATGCACGTGAACCTAATGGCGGCAAACTTGCACCTGCCAACTACGGGTTACCAAGGAAGCGGAATCTACTGGCCCTCGGGAACTTCCAACAACGAGATTTACTACAACAACATGTCACCAGGCAGCCCAGGAAAGCTCCTTGTACAGGATCTTACTCCGTTAGATCCGGAAGTTCTAGCTGAAAATGCAGTGGCTCAGAAACAAAGAGTGCCACACAAAACAGTTCATGTTGATTCAGCGACTGGCAGTAACGAATTCAAGGCCGTGATGAACCACGACTTGTACACATTCGTTCCTTTGAATCAGGGATACGGGAATTATAAGGTGTGTCAGAATACGTTATGTTGTCAAGCTTCTTATGAGGGGATGTTCCAGAATACATTGTATGCCTTAGGTGTATTTGATGGAATGCATACGTACAATGGGCAATATCCCCTACAAGTTTGCACATTCGTTCCTTGTGTCAATGGGTCCATATCTAGCTGTGGCCAGCCCTCTGTGAAGTCAGTTGGATATATGGACAAGATGTCGTTCTTTGGAAACTTTTCATCCACCCGGTACGTCCTACCGGAAGTACTTGTAACCCTCGACAACTCCACATTGGACATCATTGGACGCACTTGGCTTTACCAAGAATCTATTATCATAGACGTCGGCGTTCCTGGTTCACCGGTGTCTATATCCATGTACGCGATCGGCGGTCCATAA